In a single window of the Natronosalvus caseinilyticus genome:
- the phoU gene encoding phosphate signaling complex protein PhoU — translation MARTSYQEQLLELRSDICYMGEVVMERLRMGLDALEQKDEDLAQEVITGDGEINRMYLDLEQQCIDLLALQQPVASDLRFIASSFKVITDLERIGDLAVNLGEYTIDAEQDLFPDVDVQAMGDLTLEMIDDALRAYDEEDVDACRELAVRDDDLDHFAERASEIVVRDLIERELDAPDEVESLLQDVSRLLLTIRDLERVGDHAVNIAARTLYMVENDDELIY, via the coding sequence ATGGCCAGAACCTCCTACCAGGAACAGCTTCTGGAGCTTCGATCGGACATCTGTTACATGGGTGAGGTCGTCATGGAACGCCTCCGGATGGGCCTCGATGCGCTCGAGCAAAAAGACGAGGACCTTGCCCAGGAGGTCATCACGGGTGATGGCGAGATCAACCGAATGTACCTCGACCTCGAGCAACAGTGTATCGACCTCCTGGCGCTCCAGCAGCCAGTCGCCAGCGATCTGCGGTTCATCGCCTCGTCGTTCAAGGTCATCACCGACCTCGAGCGGATCGGCGACCTGGCGGTCAACCTCGGAGAGTACACCATCGACGCGGAACAGGACCTCTTTCCCGACGTCGACGTGCAGGCGATGGGCGATTTGACTCTCGAGATGATCGACGACGCATTGCGAGCCTACGACGAGGAGGACGTCGACGCCTGCCGAGAACTCGCGGTTCGGGACGACGACCTCGACCACTTCGCCGAACGAGCGAGCGAGATCGTCGTTCGGGATCTCATCGAGCGGGAACTCGACGCCCCCGACGAGGTCGAAAGCCTCCTCCAGGACGTCTCTCGACTCCTGTTGACGATTCGAGACCTCGAACGGGTGGGCGACCACGCGGTCAACATCGCTGCCCGGACGCTGTACATGGTCGAGAACGACGACGAACTCATCTACTGA
- the eno gene encoding phosphopyruvate hydratase, whose protein sequence is MTRITDVRLREVLDSRGNPTVEADVLTESGGFGRAAAPSGASTGEYEAIERPAGEAIAAARETVVPRLVGEAFAGNQREVDGIIRAADGTDDFSEIGANSAVAISMAAAKAGADVLGAPLFQHLGGTFRGENFPVPLGNVVGGGEHAADATDIQEFLSAPVGAPSVAEAVFANAAVHAEVSELLHERDVPAGKGDEGAWAPSIDDAEAFDIVDEAVSTIEDEVGFEIRFGLDVAAAEMYDEESGVYEYSDTTRDTDEQIAYVADLVEEYDLVYVEDPLDENDYEGFAKLTEEVGDRTLVCGDDLFVTNTERLAAGIEQGAANSILIKPNQIGTLTDAFDAIELARANGYESIVSHRSGETEDTTIAHLAVATDVPFIKTGAVGGERTAKLNELIRIADDAT, encoded by the coding sequence ATGACGCGCATCACCGACGTTCGGCTCCGGGAAGTGCTGGACTCGCGAGGGAACCCGACGGTCGAGGCCGACGTCCTCACCGAGAGCGGCGGATTCGGCCGCGCCGCGGCCCCCTCGGGTGCCAGCACGGGCGAGTACGAAGCGATCGAGCGGCCGGCCGGCGAGGCCATCGCCGCCGCCCGCGAAACCGTCGTCCCGCGTCTCGTCGGTGAGGCCTTCGCCGGCAATCAGCGCGAGGTCGACGGCATCATTCGAGCGGCCGACGGCACCGACGACTTCTCGGAAATCGGCGCCAACAGCGCGGTCGCCATCTCGATGGCCGCCGCCAAGGCCGGCGCCGACGTGCTCGGCGCACCGCTGTTCCAGCATCTGGGAGGCACCTTCCGCGGCGAGAACTTCCCGGTTCCGCTCGGAAACGTCGTCGGCGGTGGCGAACACGCCGCCGACGCGACGGACATCCAGGAGTTCCTCTCGGCACCGGTCGGCGCCCCGAGCGTCGCCGAGGCCGTCTTCGCGAACGCGGCGGTCCACGCCGAAGTTTCGGAACTGCTCCACGAGCGCGACGTCCCCGCCGGCAAGGGTGACGAGGGCGCCTGGGCGCCGTCGATCGACGACGCCGAGGCCTTCGACATCGTCGACGAGGCGGTCTCGACCATCGAGGACGAGGTCGGCTTCGAGATCCGGTTCGGTCTCGACGTCGCTGCCGCCGAGATGTACGACGAGGAGTCGGGTGTCTACGAGTACAGCGACACGACTCGAGACACCGACGAACAGATCGCCTACGTCGCCGACCTCGTCGAAGAGTACGACCTGGTCTACGTCGAGGACCCCCTCGACGAGAACGACTACGAGGGCTTCGCGAAACTCACCGAGGAGGTGGGTGACCGGACGCTCGTCTGTGGCGACGACCTGTTCGTCACCAACACCGAGCGCCTCGCTGCGGGCATCGAACAGGGTGCGGCAAACAGCATCCTGATCAAGCCCAACCAGATCGGGACGCTCACCGACGCCTTCGACGCGATCGAACTCGCTCGCGCGAACGGCTACGAGTCGATCGTCTCTCACCGCTCGGGCGAGACCGAGGATACCACGATCGCACACCTCGCCGTGGCGACGGACGTCCCGTTCATCAAGACGGGCGCCGTCGGCGGCGAGCGAACCGCCAAACTCAACGAACTCATCCGAATTGCAGACGATGCGACATGA
- a CDS encoding trimeric intracellular cation channel family protein codes for MNAIGLVAFALVGSVKAIRAEFDLFGVTVVGLVTAFAGGATRDVLVGRVPLALQNVGEIALGLLGVCLAVLLYAWLEAPDDRPITLYADAVGLAAFATAGAIVAIEIGLPAFGVVAIATINAVGGGAFADLLLDRSPFILFEDFYASCAVLGGSAYWLFTVLAADATLAAAACAIVTVGTRVLALSRGWTVPTAQRLEVVAGE; via the coding sequence ATGAACGCGATCGGACTGGTCGCGTTCGCCCTGGTCGGATCCGTCAAAGCGATTCGGGCGGAGTTCGACCTCTTCGGCGTCACCGTCGTCGGCCTCGTGACCGCGTTCGCCGGCGGCGCGACGCGCGACGTGCTCGTCGGCCGTGTCCCGCTCGCCCTGCAGAACGTGGGGGAGATTGCCCTCGGACTCCTCGGCGTCTGCCTGGCGGTCCTCCTCTACGCCTGGCTCGAGGCGCCCGACGACCGACCGATCACGCTGTACGCCGACGCGGTCGGCCTCGCGGCGTTCGCCACGGCGGGAGCGATCGTCGCCATCGAAATCGGTTTGCCGGCGTTCGGCGTCGTCGCCATCGCCACGATCAACGCCGTGGGTGGCGGTGCGTTCGCCGATCTGTTGCTGGATCGGTCCCCGTTCATCCTCTTCGAGGACTTCTACGCCAGTTGCGCCGTCCTCGGCGGGAGCGCCTACTGGCTCTTCACGGTACTCGCCGCCGACGCGACCCTCGCGGCCGCGGCCTGTGCGATCGTCACCGTCGGAACGCGAGTGCTCGCCCTCTCGCGGGGCTGGACCGTGCCGACGGCCCAGCGACTCGAGGTCGTCGCCGGCGAGTAA
- a CDS encoding 50S ribosomal protein L18e: MSTKTNPRLTDLIAELKSTSRQRDAAVWRDIADRLEKPRRNHAEVNLGRIERYAREEETVVVPGKVLGSGALQKNVTVAAVDFSSSAETKIEQVGQSVSLEQLLEENPDGSNVRVIA; this comes from the coding sequence ATGAGTACAAAGACCAATCCGCGACTCACCGATCTCATCGCCGAGTTGAAGTCGACGTCCCGACAGCGGGACGCGGCCGTCTGGCGAGATATCGCGGACCGTCTCGAGAAGCCCCGCCGCAACCACGCGGAAGTCAACCTGGGGCGGATCGAGCGGTACGCACGCGAGGAAGAGACCGTCGTCGTCCCCGGCAAGGTGCTGGGGTCTGGCGCACTGCAAAAGAACGTCACCGTCGCCGCCGTCGACTTCTCGTCGTCGGCCGAGACGAAAATCGAACAGGTCGGCCAGTCGGTCTCGCTCGAGCAGTTGCTCGAGGAGAACCCCGACGGGTCGAACGTCCGGGTGATCGCCTGA
- a CDS encoding DegT/DnrJ/EryC1/StrS family aminotransferase produces MIGGTPSVLASIRDGGRPLLEQAIVGPTRFRATGALADDTPSASRPKRPTVASYLERRADEMAYYGSSKAALRDGLATLLAMDGDGATNVALPAYLPDAVVEPIRELGLEPRHYAITESLAPDRRDLESRIDDRTLAVVSVNYFGFPQPEFDVIETLVDEYDCSHVEDNAHGPLSLERGRLLGTRGDVGVTSLWKLLAIPNGAVLYLSDPDVSARFEPSTLAGVDGRVRRSDLEFVCKSLASDAFARCPSLEDAVTGFSRTNRGGEVIPDPNRRYEASKRRLSRLSALVIAGSNPDEIRSRRRENYRAWTSLLTNRPDVDPLFETLPPGACPQVFPVRTDRPERLRRLLESHGVGGVHTWPRLSRPVLEDYAYETAHRLSETVVLLPVHQHVDPDAIRAVERAIERRLEPE; encoded by the coding sequence ATGATCGGGGGAACGCCATCGGTGCTCGCGTCGATCCGCGACGGTGGACGTCCTCTCCTCGAGCAGGCAATCGTTGGACCGACTCGATTCCGAGCCACGGGTGCGCTCGCGGACGACACTCCTTCAGCGTCTCGCCCGAAACGCCCGACCGTCGCCTCCTACCTCGAGCGGCGTGCCGATGAAATGGCGTACTACGGCTCGAGCAAGGCTGCGCTCCGCGACGGCCTCGCGACGCTCCTGGCGATGGACGGAGACGGGGCAACGAACGTCGCCCTCCCCGCGTACCTCCCCGACGCCGTCGTCGAGCCGATTCGCGAACTCGGCCTCGAACCCCGGCACTACGCCATCACCGAGTCGCTCGCGCCGGACCGCCGGGACCTCGAGTCCCGCATCGACGACCGGACGCTCGCCGTCGTCTCCGTGAACTACTTCGGATTTCCCCAGCCGGAATTCGACGTGATCGAGACGCTGGTCGACGAGTACGACTGCTCCCACGTCGAGGACAACGCCCATGGCCCGCTCAGCCTCGAGCGTGGTCGATTGCTCGGAACGCGAGGCGACGTCGGCGTGACCAGCCTGTGGAAACTGCTGGCGATCCCGAACGGGGCGGTGCTCTACCTCTCGGATCCGGACGTCTCGGCCCGGTTCGAGCCATCCACCCTCGCCGGCGTCGACGGTCGCGTTCGACGGTCGGACCTCGAGTTCGTCTGTAAATCGCTCGCGTCCGACGCCTTCGCTCGGTGTCCGTCGCTCGAGGACGCCGTCACTGGGTTCTCGAGGACCAATCGCGGCGGCGAGGTGATTCCCGATCCGAATCGACGATACGAGGCGTCGAAACGGCGGCTGTCGCGACTGTCGGCGTTGGTAATCGCGGGATCGAACCCCGACGAAATCCGTTCGCGCCGACGGGAGAACTACCGCGCCTGGACCTCGTTGCTCACGAATCGCCCCGACGTCGACCCCCTCTTCGAGACGCTCCCACCGGGGGCCTGCCCCCAGGTCTTCCCCGTCCGGACCGACCGACCCGAACGGCTTCGTCGCCTGCTCGAGTCCCACGGCGTCGGCGGCGTGCACACCTGGCCGCGGCTCTCGCGGCCGGTGCTCGAGGACTACGCCTACGAGACGGCCCACCGGCTCTCGGAGACGGTCGTCCTCCTGCCGGTTCACCAGCACGTCGATCCGGACGCGATCCGAGCGGTCGAACGGGCTATCGAGCGCCGCCTCGAGCCCGAATGA
- a CDS encoding DNA-directed RNA polymerase subunit N, producing the protein MMVPVRCFTCGNVVGEHWEAFDERANEGDEDPQEVLDDLGVDRFCCRRMLVSHTDLVDVVSPYQ; encoded by the coding sequence ATGATGGTACCGGTCCGGTGTTTCACGTGCGGTAACGTCGTCGGCGAACACTGGGAGGCGTTCGACGAGCGAGCGAACGAGGGCGACGAGGACCCACAGGAGGTCCTCGACGACCTCGGCGTCGATCGCTTCTGTTGCCGACGCATGCTCGTCAGTCACACCGACCTCGTCGACGTCGTCTCACCCTACCAATGA
- a CDS encoding DNA-directed RNA polymerase subunit D, with protein MTEAYDVEFVERDDRSARFLVRGLTPAFANGIRRAMVADVPTMAIDEVRFIENSSVMFDEQLALRLGLVPLTTPPEGEFVEDDTVTLSIDVEGPATAYSGDLVTSDDLVRPADENVPIIDLKDGQRLEAEADAVIDRGKDHAKHQGGVAVGYRHLQRVTVEDDLSEFEDEEPQIVRGVIEEDGELVPTSEFGHDLSERYPGKQVRVEDVPGAFVFHVETDGSFSVEELVTRAVDSIDRRAAELEEAVQL; from the coding sequence ATGACTGAAGCGTACGACGTCGAGTTCGTCGAACGCGACGACCGGAGCGCCCGCTTTCTCGTCCGCGGCCTGACGCCCGCGTTTGCCAACGGCATCCGCCGGGCGATGGTCGCGGACGTGCCCACGATGGCGATCGACGAGGTTCGCTTCATCGAGAACTCGTCGGTGATGTTCGACGAGCAACTCGCGCTTCGGCTGGGACTCGTCCCGCTGACGACGCCCCCGGAAGGCGAGTTCGTCGAGGACGACACCGTCACCCTCTCGATCGACGTCGAAGGACCGGCGACCGCCTACTCGGGCGACCTGGTCACGAGCGACGACCTCGTTCGACCCGCCGACGAGAACGTCCCGATCATCGACCTCAAGGACGGGCAGCGCCTCGAGGCCGAGGCCGACGCCGTGATCGACCGCGGCAAGGACCACGCCAAACACCAGGGCGGCGTGGCCGTCGGCTATCGCCACTTACAGCGCGTGACCGTCGAGGACGACCTCTCCGAGTTCGAAGACGAGGAACCACAGATCGTCCGCGGCGTGATCGAAGAGGACGGCGAACTCGTTCCCACGAGCGAGTTCGGCCACGACCTCTCCGAGCGCTACCCCGGCAAGCAAGTGCGCGTCGAGGACGTGCCCGGCGCGTTCGTCTTCCACGTCGAGACCGACGGCTCGTTCAGCGTCGAAGAGCTCGTCACCCGCGCGGTCGATTCGATCGATCGGCGCGCTGCCGAACTCGAGGAAGCCGTTCAGCTGTAG
- a CDS encoding 30S ribosomal protein S9, translating into MVTNTSGKKKTAVARATVREGEGRVRINSQPVELVEPEMSRLKMLEPFRIAGDDLRDGIDVEVHVEGGGVSGQANAVRTAIARGIVQHTNDAELRDAYMEFDRSLLVNDVRQSEPKKWGGPGARARYQKSYR; encoded by the coding sequence ATGGTAACGAACACGAGTGGAAAGAAGAAGACGGCCGTCGCCCGCGCCACGGTGCGCGAGGGCGAGGGTCGCGTCCGAATCAACTCCCAGCCGGTCGAGCTGGTCGAACCCGAGATGTCCCGACTGAAGATGCTCGAGCCGTTCCGCATCGCGGGCGACGACCTCCGCGACGGCATCGACGTCGAGGTTCACGTCGAAGGTGGCGGCGTCAGCGGCCAGGCCAACGCCGTCCGCACCGCCATCGCTCGCGGCATCGTCCAGCACACGAACGACGCCGAACTCCGCGACGCGTACATGGAGTTCGACCGCTCGCTGCTGGTCAACGACGTTCGACAGTCCGAACCCAAGAAGTGGGGCGGCCCCGGCGCACGGGCTCGCTACCAGAAGTCCTACCGCTAA
- a CDS encoding alkaline phosphatase family protein, which produces MDDDGPQLLVVGLDAACFPVLEPLFEAGTTPTLRRLFEVGASGPLESQLPPWTASAWPSLYTGQNPGKHGVYDFLRFEGYDWDVVNASHVRARPIWELLSDHGLSSVVVNVPVTHPTREFDGALIPGMTAPEDPPCHPEGILEEITAECGEYWVYPRSGPEPETSIESYERTIEGRGRAFRYLLERFDPAFAFLQFQQTDSVFHERPGEKRAVEAVYRAVDDQLTRIILEFEPDNVLVVSDHGMGRVEGWEFRINEFLRDRGDVVTRSGGEGMPTWSRAWQNDLLEGESAGAHDRNTLERAMNLAARAGITTQRVANLLDRVGVKEAVGKRVPNDVIRSASEQVDFPNSRAYLRSKSELGVRINLEGREPNGQVSTGEYDAYRQALIEDLRAVETPDGEPMFEAVEPREAVFDGPELERAPDIVTVPAGFDNAVVEGLEGEHFAEPWETWNHKRTGVIAAAGTAFDEDASLSDATIFDVAPTICSFFDVNVDAAMDGEVLPVVEANERVAYPSYEPDAITATDDATVEERLTDLGYL; this is translated from the coding sequence ATGGATGACGACGGACCACAACTGCTCGTCGTAGGGCTCGACGCCGCCTGTTTTCCGGTGCTCGAGCCACTGTTCGAGGCGGGAACGACGCCGACGCTTCGTCGCCTGTTCGAGGTCGGAGCCTCCGGCCCGCTCGAGTCACAGTTGCCACCGTGGACGGCGAGCGCCTGGCCCAGCCTCTACACGGGACAGAACCCGGGCAAACACGGCGTCTACGACTTCCTCCGGTTCGAGGGGTACGACTGGGACGTGGTCAACGCTTCGCACGTTCGCGCCCGCCCGATCTGGGAACTGCTGAGCGACCACGGCCTCTCGAGCGTCGTCGTCAACGTGCCCGTGACCCACCCGACGCGAGAGTTCGACGGCGCGCTGATTCCTGGAATGACCGCGCCGGAGGATCCGCCGTGCCATCCCGAAGGGATTCTCGAGGAGATTACAGCCGAGTGCGGCGAGTACTGGGTCTATCCCCGGAGCGGTCCCGAACCCGAGACGTCGATCGAGAGCTACGAGCGGACGATCGAAGGGCGAGGACGGGCCTTTCGATACCTCCTCGAACGATTCGACCCCGCGTTCGCCTTCCTCCAGTTCCAGCAGACCGACTCCGTGTTTCACGAACGTCCAGGCGAGAAACGAGCCGTCGAGGCGGTCTACCGGGCCGTCGACGACCAGCTCACCCGGATCATCCTCGAGTTCGAACCGGACAACGTCCTCGTCGTCAGCGACCACGGCATGGGTCGAGTCGAGGGCTGGGAGTTCCGTATCAACGAATTCCTCCGCGACCGCGGGGACGTGGTCACCAGGAGCGGCGGCGAGGGGATGCCCACCTGGTCGCGAGCCTGGCAGAACGACCTGCTCGAGGGAGAATCGGCGGGCGCTCACGACCGGAACACGCTCGAGCGAGCGATGAACCTGGCTGCCCGGGCCGGTATCACCACCCAGCGCGTCGCAAACCTGCTCGATCGCGTCGGGGTGAAGGAGGCCGTGGGAAAACGAGTGCCGAACGACGTGATCCGGTCGGCGAGCGAGCAGGTCGACTTCCCGAACTCGAGGGCGTACCTCCGCTCGAAGAGCGAACTCGGCGTCAGGATCAACCTCGAGGGACGAGAGCCCAACGGCCAGGTGTCGACCGGGGAGTACGACGCCTACCGGCAGGCCCTCATCGAGGACCTCCGTGCCGTCGAGACGCCCGACGGCGAACCGATGTTCGAGGCCGTCGAGCCGCGAGAGGCGGTCTTCGACGGGCCCGAACTCGAGCGCGCACCCGACATCGTGACGGTTCCGGCGGGCTTCGACAACGCGGTCGTCGAGGGACTCGAGGGCGAACACTTCGCCGAGCCCTGGGAGACCTGGAACCACAAGCGAACGGGCGTGATCGCCGCGGCCGGGACGGCCTTCGACGAGGACGCCTCGCTCTCGGACGCGACGATCTTCGACGTCGCGCCGACGATCTGCTCGTTCTTCGACGTAAACGTCGACGCGGCGATGGACGGCGAGGTCCTCCCGGTGGTCGAGGCGAACGAACGCGTCGCGTACCCGAGCTACGAACCGGACGCGATTACGGCCACCGACGACGCGACCGTCGAGGAGCGACTGACCGACCTGGGGTACCTCTGA
- a CDS encoding 50S ribosomal protein L13 has translation MSVAEYDADVVVDARDCILGRVASEVAQRALDGDRVAIVNAEDAVITGDKNDVFETYQTRQQLGSDSGPYYPRRPDAILKRAVRGMLPAKKPRGREALSNVRVYVGNPYEGDDDYEAEVLEGTSLDRLSNIRFVHLHEVSEQLGANVTW, from the coding sequence ATGAGCGTCGCCGAATACGACGCCGACGTCGTCGTCGACGCCCGCGACTGCATCCTCGGCCGCGTGGCCAGCGAGGTCGCCCAGCGCGCCCTCGACGGCGACCGCGTCGCCATCGTCAACGCCGAAGATGCCGTGATCACCGGCGACAAGAACGACGTGTTCGAGACCTACCAGACGCGCCAGCAACTGGGCTCCGACAGCGGCCCGTACTACCCGCGTCGTCCGGACGCCATCCTGAAGCGCGCCGTTCGCGGCATGCTTCCCGCGAAGAAGCCCCGCGGCCGCGAGGCACTCTCGAACGTCCGCGTCTACGTCGGCAACCCCTACGAGGGCGACGACGACTACGAGGCCGAGGTCCTGGAGGGCACGTCGCTGGACCGACTCTCGAACATCCGCTTCGTCCACCTGCACGAAGTCTCCGAACAGCTAGGTGCTAACGTCACATGGTAA
- a CDS encoding MarR family transcriptional regulator: protein MSVTDTEHTSDESTQSTLVSDLPPSAKLVYKVLEYEGAMTQEEIATESRLCARTVRYALTKLENVDCVDSRPSLRDARRSIYTVDGEL, encoded by the coding sequence ATGAGCGTCACAGATACCGAACACACTAGCGACGAATCGACGCAGAGTACACTGGTAAGCGACCTCCCGCCGAGTGCCAAACTGGTTTACAAGGTGCTCGAGTACGAGGGCGCGATGACCCAGGAAGAGATTGCGACGGAGTCTCGGTTGTGCGCGCGGACCGTCCGCTACGCGCTCACGAAACTCGAGAACGTCGACTGTGTCGACAGCCGCCCGTCGCTGCGAGACGCGCGCCGGTCGATCTACACGGTCGACGGCGAGTTGTAA
- the rpsB gene encoding 30S ribosomal protein S2 produces MTEDNAQQDGLDAAEAEIDEEPAEGAGPAAESADEDVESVDEQNAEAAEAADEQEEAESAGPTLDDDVMSDEEADLLIPVEDYLGAGVHIGTQQKTQDMERFIHRVRTDGLYVLDVSKTDGRIRTATDFLANYAPEQILVTSSRQYGRFPAEKFAEAVGARARTGRFIPGTLTNPKYDGYIEPDVVVVTDPIGDAQAVKEAITVGIPVIAMCDSNNQTSNVDLVVPTNNKGRKALSVVYWLLANETLDRRGAEPSYALEDFESLV; encoded by the coding sequence ATGACTGAGGACAACGCACAACAGGACGGACTCGACGCCGCCGAGGCGGAGATCGACGAGGAGCCAGCCGAAGGGGCCGGCCCCGCCGCCGAATCCGCCGACGAGGACGTCGAGTCAGTAGACGAACAGAACGCCGAGGCCGCGGAGGCCGCGGACGAACAGGAAGAAGCAGAATCAGCCGGACCCACGCTCGACGACGACGTCATGAGCGACGAGGAGGCCGACCTCCTCATCCCCGTCGAGGACTACCTCGGCGCCGGGGTCCACATCGGGACCCAGCAGAAGACCCAGGACATGGAGCGGTTCATCCACCGCGTCCGGACCGACGGGCTCTACGTGCTGGACGTCTCGAAGACCGACGGCCGCATCCGCACGGCCACGGACTTCCTCGCGAACTACGCGCCCGAACAAATTCTGGTGACCTCGAGTCGCCAGTACGGTCGCTTCCCCGCCGAGAAGTTCGCCGAGGCCGTGGGTGCACGCGCTCGCACCGGGCGGTTCATTCCGGGCACGCTCACGAATCCGAAGTACGACGGCTACATCGAGCCGGACGTCGTGGTCGTCACCGACCCCATCGGTGACGCCCAGGCCGTCAAGGAGGCCATCACGGTGGGCATTCCGGTCATCGCGATGTGTGACTCGAACAACCAGACGAGCAACGTCGACCTCGTCGTCCCGACGAACAACAAGGGGCGCAAGGCGCTGTCGGTCGTCTACTGGCTGCTGGCTAACGAAACCCTCGATCGCCGTGGGGCGGAGCCCAGCTACGCGCTCGAGGACTTCGAGAGCCTGGTGTAA
- a CDS encoding lipid II:glycine glycyltransferase FemX, protein MGIEIERLDVREDADEWNRYVERADRTHPFYRAESLALQAEDTSTAVHPLVGFKGQEVVGLFPVFEFRKGPITSAFSPAPYSWSCYLGPVTCNFEKLKRRKADRRMKTFLEESLEWIDEHLSPMYAKFESVRIGDVRPFVWNGYEVDPTYTYVVDLGDDPDRLLDTFSGDARSNVRNAEDFEGVYVVEEGSIDDIDRIIEQVRSRYASQGRSFHLSASFVRSLYEDLPRGSVRPYVCRVNGDVQGGILVLESDSTRFRWQGGVKPDADVDLPVNDLLDWHVMRDGLEAGLERYDLVGAGVPSINRYKAKFNPRLETHYTVTSGAFGLDVLIDRYRKRK, encoded by the coding sequence ATGGGCATCGAAATCGAACGGCTGGACGTCCGCGAGGACGCCGACGAGTGGAACCGGTACGTCGAGCGCGCAGACCGGACGCACCCGTTCTACCGGGCCGAGTCGCTCGCGCTGCAGGCGGAGGACACGAGCACGGCGGTCCACCCGCTGGTCGGGTTCAAGGGACAGGAGGTCGTCGGCCTCTTTCCCGTGTTCGAGTTCAGGAAGGGGCCGATCACGAGCGCGTTCTCGCCGGCGCCGTACTCCTGGAGCTGCTATCTCGGACCGGTCACGTGCAATTTCGAGAAGCTGAAACGGCGCAAGGCCGACCGGCGGATGAAGACGTTTCTGGAGGAGAGCCTCGAGTGGATCGACGAGCATCTCTCGCCAATGTACGCCAAATTCGAGTCGGTTCGCATCGGCGACGTTCGCCCCTTCGTCTGGAACGGCTACGAGGTCGACCCGACCTACACCTACGTCGTCGACCTCGGGGACGACCCCGACCGCTTGCTCGACACCTTCAGCGGCGACGCCAGGTCCAACGTGCGAAACGCCGAGGATTTCGAGGGCGTGTACGTCGTCGAAGAGGGGTCGATCGACGACATCGACCGGATCATCGAGCAGGTCCGGTCGCGCTACGCGAGTCAGGGTCGGTCGTTTCACCTCTCCGCGTCGTTCGTTCGGTCGCTCTACGAGGACCTCCCCCGAGGGTCGGTCCGGCCGTACGTCTGTCGCGTGAACGGTGACGTCCAGGGAGGCATCCTGGTGCTCGAGTCGGACTCGACGCGGTTTCGCTGGCAGGGTGGGGTGAAACCGGACGCGGACGTCGACCTGCCGGTCAACGATCTGCTCGACTGGCACGTCATGCGCGACGGCCTCGAGGCCGGCCTCGAGCGCTACGACCTGGTCGGAGCGGGCGTGCCGAGCATCAACCGCTACAAAGCAAAGTTCAATCCGCGTCTCGAGACCCACTACACGGTCACGTCTGGGGCGTTCGGACTCGACGTGCTGATCGACAGGTATCGGAAGCGAAAGTGA
- a CDS encoding DNA-directed RNA polymerase subunit K yields MMQQRHNRYEKARILGARALQVSYGAPVLIDTDQSEPILIAAEEYDEGVLPFTVHRGGK; encoded by the coding sequence ATGATGCAACAACGCCACAACCGATACGAGAAGGCTCGCATCCTCGGCGCTCGAGCGCTGCAGGTGTCCTACGGGGCACCAGTGTTGATCGACACGGATCAGTCCGAACCGATCCTGATCGCAGCCGAAGAGTACGACGAGGGCGTGTTGCCCTTCACCGTCCATCGAGGAGGGAAATGA
- a CDS encoding DUF21 domain-containing protein, with the protein MSTYLFLVPSLIAVMILLSLSAFFSSSESAIFSLPDEWVETTPEDSTRDSRMLQQLRANPHRLLVTLLVGNNLVNIAITSIITLLVARFVPPGFAVVIATLSVSVLILVFGEIVPKSYGLGHAESWSLRVARPISYVERALGPLVALFDTVTRWLTTLIGGDPHVEKPYLDD; encoded by the coding sequence ATGAGTACATACTTGTTCTTGGTTCCGTCCCTTATCGCAGTCATGATTCTATTGTCATTGAGTGCGTTCTTTTCCAGCAGTGAGTCAGCGATCTTTTCACTCCCGGATGAATGGGTGGAGACTACTCCCGAAGACAGTACACGAGATAGTCGTATGCTCCAACAACTCCGTGCGAACCCGCATCGACTCCTCGTCACACTGCTGGTCGGGAACAACCTCGTTAACATCGCCATCACCAGCATCATCACACTTCTTGTTGCACGGTTCGTTCCCCCTGGGTTCGCCGTCGTAATAGCAACACTCAGCGTCAGCGTTCTAATCCTCGTCTTCGGAGAAATCGTGCCGAAATCGTACGGGCTCGGCCATGCAGAGTCCTGGAGTCTCCGCGTCGCCCGCCCGATTTCGTACGTCGAACGCGCACTGGGTCCACTCGTTGCGTTGTTCGATACCGTCACTCGGTGGCTGACGACGCTTATTGGGGGCGACCCACATGTTGAGAAACCATATCTTGACGACTGA